CAATCACATGGCCGCCAGAAAGCCATCCATTCGCCTCTCGCATTGCTGTTGCGGTCCTTCAGTTGTTTCAAATTTCTGTGGCAATCGGCATTATCGTGTGTCAGCGtagttttaattaacttattGTGCATGAACGAAAAAACAACATGAAACATGGCATGAActagaaaaaaataacataacaaAGCTAATCTAAATCGTTTCGAAGTTTAATTGAAACTCATTCGCTGTATTTTATAGTATGGTTACGGGCTATTAAACTAGCAAACAAGGCTCGAATTAAAGTGAGGATAAGtccaatagaaaaaaaatttcaaattatatttCTTAGGGTAGGTGCAAAATGTGATGggaaataatttttattattttttctttttcacaaTTTTGCGAATCTCTGGCAATTCCATCCATTGTAACCATAAATGCATTTGAGTCAAATTACTTTGGGCAATTGCTCTTTAATGGCTACAAAAGCTATTGCAAGGGACAAAGAGGAATATGACTTGTTTTTTAAGGGGGGCAAATTGATGTCGATTGTAATCGAACACTACGCTCAAAACAAACAGTTGTCTCTCTCGTTATTTCTAACGTATTGAATGATTGAATGAGCACCCAACTAATGTACCATTTGGCAGTTATATTTACACAAAAAATCACACATACGCCTCGAGGTTGTCACTGCAGTGGGGTCTGGCTAAAGTGCCATAACTTTAACTCTTAACTTAGAATTTATAACTGGCCCGAAATATAATGTGACGTCGACTTAAGTCCCCAGCTTGGCCCATGAACTATAGATGTTGTCCTTGGCCAGAAGTCGCCCAACACTGCCCATAGTGAGAGAACCACAGATTTGCTCATTTATCTGTGAACTATTCGTTTGGTGAAAAAGCGAGTTGGGCAATATGCCAAGTTGTGAGGACCAAATGCGTTTGTCCTTGACACCCGTCGCATGGCGAAATTGTTGCGGGTTCCCAATTTCACTTTAAGGCCTTATTGCTGGCGAATTGTAGACAACTTGTAAACGTAATAGGACACTTAAACTTGAGCTGCATTTCACTTCAGCCATTGCACTTATAAAATTAAGAAAGgattaacttttttttataaatatcagCCGAAGTAAGTTTTCTCTTTGCCAAATATTCGCGTAGGTCTGGAGAAAAtatcagaaaatatttttttgtatgccattAAGAATATAATAACTACAAGTAAAATTGGTTGGCATAATAAACAGCTCCCTAAAAACAGATTTATTCCCGCTTATCCCCCTGttctttgtttaaatattactTTCTGTTTATTTGCGTGCGAAGGAGAAGCTGATGCCACATTTATTGCCTGAAACTTAATGAAAATAGGTACACTTGAATGTTTTATTTAGCTAAGCACTTcacattttgcaatttatttatctgCCTTCCCAAATATAAAAGGCTATAATGGTAAAACTGGAAAAAGTTTgtaaaaggcaacaacaagcaaattCATCTTTCAAATTGTACTCTTGACTAGCATCAGTTAATCACAGCTATTAAAAAtgattctttttataccctgaacccattaaaaatgggtataagggtatattgtatttatgcaaaatccaaatgtatgtaacaggcagaaggaagcatcccgaccccatagagtatatatattcttgatcagcaccaatagccgagtcgatctagccatgtccgtctgtctgtccgtccgtccgtccgtttaaaataaaatatatatatgcatttgatgtttgaagaagagggttcagggtatcccctagtcgggagctcccgactagaacctgtTACCAGTAATTACTGGTGTGGCTGCTAAGTAGAGGcgtagcaagtggtgcggtccttcgcgagttcgagccccaCCGgggaaagaattttttttcctggtgtggctgttgagtagagtcgacagcaagtactgctgtcagttggctgttgagtagagtcgacagcaagtactgCTGTCAGTTGCGGGTTCGAATCCTATCAagtgaacttttttttttttacatttatttgatgttaaaataagagggttcagggtattccctagtcgggagctcccgactagaacctcttgttttattatatatttaatacaatgACTGCTGGTCTTATTTATGACGTCATTCTGTGTAATGTCACTCAATAGAAAAGCCCCACGCAGCAGCGACAGATTAAGAGATTGAGTGAGGTCTACTcagtgagtgagagagtgagCTTGAAGGAGTTTTGTTAGTTTCCCGCTATTGTCACTGCTTTTTTATGGCACAAAGCTACGTTCGTCCTTTAGtgctattgttttttaatgaattaaaatCGTATGACAAATCAACAAGAGTTGACCTTGTTCAACCAAGCATATATACCTAGACACACGTACGCTGTTTGTTTAACTTTAAGGTGTGTCCTTATGTAAGGCTTTTCCCCTGAGTAATGCCGcactctgctctgctctgcatTGTGTTGCTCAAATCCGCGGGCAACAAATAGTATTCATCAACAAGAAATAACACTTTTGCCCCACTACAACTATAAGAATTCAACCAATGTTAACTGCGGGTTAACAGTTACCCTCAACTCTCACCTTTCTGAACATTCGAATATTTGACAATAATAAACACTTTCTATTGGGCATATTAAATATGCCAGCCAACTACAAATGCTGAATCATTAAGCTATTCCGTAACAATACGAAAAGGTGAAAGTTCTTAATGTTTACTCTAATAATTTTTGATAACTCTCCTGTTTTCTAGAACTATCAGGTTCGTCTTTTATTAGAATAATTTAGATGATACGCTACCCAAATGAAAACTTATACTGTTAACCGTAACCGTAAAATATTACACTGATATTACTACCAGTCgcgttatttttatttgaagtaTATAACTTTCATGCTAAGCTAATTGGGTTCGTTTCTACCTTCTGAGctttaaaattgttgaattACTGTCGAATGCTTCAATCGATAACGCCCTCTTTAATTTAAGTTCATTTATTGTTGAATTGGATTTTATTGGGTGTTTGTAGGTTTTCAAAGTTCCGAAATGAACGAGTTTGTGTGGATATGCATAGTTGATTTggcattataattattatacgAAATATACGAAATAAAAGATGTTCCAACAAGTATTACAAAACTCCTGTCTTCCATGTGCGGAGCTCCGTGTTATTTTCTGTAGCAGCCTGCCTCATTaccaacaacataaacaagcACTTACAACatgcagcaacaccaacatgAGTACCAAACGAGTggttgtgcatgtgtgtgtgtttggtgtGTGAGCGTATTAAGTAGAAATTAGTGtttccatacttgcggtttatccaggcttccaagtttgggataagcctatgtgTCCAGCGTTATTTAGATGAGCGATCCCaacgtgcttgccatcgttccatgctttgcatcTTTGCTGCTGTGCGAACCGAGTTTGCTGTGCTGATTCCTTTTAGAGCTCTGTAGCAAACTACCGCTTATGTTGCCAGCTCATTAAGCGGGACCAtccctgcgataaccagcgctgcttcgtctgataccgtccggaatgcgcggctgacccgtagagcgcttaggtAATATATCGAATATATGCTCCAGTTGTAGCTAGGAACAGCCATTGCTCTGTTCCAGATGGGGGACGCGTACAAtattattgctttgtttactgTCATGAGAAGACGGCGTCTCTGTTGTTTTGGACCTTGAGTGTTCAGCATAATCCTAGATAGCGCTCGACAGGGCTCTGCTGCTTTTTGTGAtcgtactccaagtgctctctGAAAGACATCCTTGTGTCTAGTATAACTTTCAGCTACTTTAACGCCCTCGCTGATCCTATGTCCGCgctgccgactcttatgtgcgctCTTTCCACCTTCTTCCGGCTGCTGACTAACgttgcttctgttttatgGGCACCCAGCTcaagtccagctgctgccagccattggtgcacACGATCAATACTGTGGTTGTAAGATTCCTCTACATCCTTCAATTCCTTGCCGACTACTGCAACGGCcacatcgtccgcgaagccgacgatacttgtatcgatcggaagttccagtcGGAGGAtgtcatcgtacatgatgtttCAGAGGAGGGGTCCCAGAACTGAGCCTTGGGGCACCCCGgcggacacttggtgtgtaATGGGGCCATCTACGGTGTCATATTGCAGCAGTCTTTCTCTAAAGTAGCTGCGTATCATCTCCTGAAGGTAATATGGGACGCGGAATGTTGATAGCGCGTCATATATTTTGTCCCACCtggctgtgttaaaggcgtttTTCACATCTAGAGTGACAATCAGGCAGTACTTCTTTGTTCCGCTTTTCCATCTCaatccttggatggcgtttattgctatgccgacgactttttccaaagTGTCTATtgtcgactttgccttggtgaagccaaattggctttgggacaaacctccattGTTCTCGACAGCAGcttcaagtgtgtgtgtgtgtgtgggtttggTTAGATGAGCCTTGGAATTCATTCGACGAATCGGATTTGTCATACGTGCCACGCTCACTTTCAGTTATTAATATGCAGATCAGTTTTCATAATCTTTGTTCCATGTAAAGTAAAtgagtatattttttatttttaaaaggcatttttttttttaatatataattgtagttttaatttgcatgtacgaataaatattataacttacattcatatataattttaaattattcttTCCCTTTCTTTTATGTATTGATCTTGCATTTTATTTCCGTATTTGACCGTTATTCTTGCTTTTGTCCATTGTCCTACAATGTAAACTTTGCTATGTGTATGctttgtatgtgtatttttGCATCTCATACCGTAGCattttggaaaacaaaatcagGTTCGTAGTGGCCAAAATGCATAACGTAATCCCTTTCCACTCTGTTCTCCGACGTATTATTAATGTCAGTTTTTAATATTGCTTTCAATTGACAGACAACAGTCGTTGCTATCCGACGAGCAGGCAAAAGAAGTTGAGCAGATACTCAACGTGTCTCCCaacgtgggcgtggctgttgctgccgttgttgccaCAGCAATATCTCCGACTACCATCAAGAATCTCACCGAAGAGTCTACAGCGGCCAAGGAGGTGACAATCCCGGCCCAAGTCTGCCAAACTAAGCAGGACACTCAAATTTCAAGTGCTCCTGTGACTGTTGGGAAGGAGGATGGTTCAGATGAAGAGGAGGACCAGCAGGTCGCAGAAGACTTTGATTCGGATGACGTTGAAGCTGTTGACATTGTTGGCATTGGACATGCAGTATCCACAACTGCTTCTTTGAATGCAACATTCGTAAAGGCGGATACTACAGAGATTGAGACTACCACAACAACACCATCGACAGCAACAGTATCAACTACACGGCACGACGACGATGAGCCGGAGTGGCTGCGTGATGTGCTCGAGGCACCAACGCGTAGTTTAGAGAATCTGTTGGTAAACATAACGACACGCCAAACGGAACTTCAGAATAGCTACGAAGCCACGGAAGGGACCGAGGGAAAACATTCCGACTTAAATCAGACCTATATAATCGGCGAGTCACTGCACGAATCAATCGTGTCCGTGGAGTCCACACAGTCGGATGCGACGTTCAATCAAACGACCACCATCGACGACAGCATCATCTCCAGCAAGCACAACTCTACATATTCGTTGGCGGATATTGAGCAAGCAACTAATTCGACTGTTTTGAGCACTGGTATTACTGAGTTGGACGACAGTCAGTATTATATACCAGAATACCCGCCAGTAAGGAGCAAGGAGGTTCTTGTGGAGGCGGGCGTGCATTATTTTGAGGATGGCAATTTTTGGATGGAAGTGCCAGGTAGGTCGAGGAGGCTGGgtctacatttttttaaccgaTGCACTAAGCTCGCCACTTTGAAAATTCTAAAAGGTCTGCTAGACTttgacgacgacgactgcTCCTATCCTCCAATCACAGTACGAAAGAATCCAAAGGTCCGCTTCAGCTCCGGCCCCATACACGTATATTCCACATTCTCTGTGACAGACTACGATCGCCGCAATGAAGATGTCGATCCGGTGGCCGCGTCGGCCGAATATGAGCTGGAGAAGCGTGTGGAAAAGATGCACGTCTTTCCTGTTGAATTAATGAAAGGTCCCGAGGGTTTAGGTCTCAGCATTATTGGCATGGGCGTTGGCGCCGACGCTGGCTTAGAAAAACTTGGCATATTCGTCAAAACAATCACAGACAACGGCGCCGCAGCACGCGACGGGCGTATACAAGTAAGTAACATCAATCCTATACAATTTCCATAACacttgtatgtttttttttatgtctgTAGGTCAACGACCAGATAATCGAAGTAGACGGTAAAAGCCTGGTTGGCGTTACCCAAGCCTATGCAGCTTCGGTGCTGCGCAATACATCTGGTTTAGTCAAATTTCAAATCGGACGCGAACGTGATCCCGAAAACTCCGAGGTTGCCCAACTCATACGGCTGAGTCTGCAGGCTGATCGAGAAAAAGAGGAGCGCATTAAACGGTAATCCATCAAATCTATTAATCTGACCTGTTCAATCGGTTATTctttgcttctttttcttttgctttctCAGTCAACAAGAAGAGTATCTGCGTCGCACGCTCGACTACTCCGAGGATTCGACGCAGCCAGTTTCAGCTAATTCAAGTGTCTGTGAGGGACCATCTAGTCCCGTACAGGTTGAACATCCAATGGAGGTCGAAGCTACACACTCCCAGGAGGTTGAGTCGCTCAAGCGTCTTCTACAGGAGGTATGTAGTGTAAGCAAATCCTGTACCCAAGCTCTGTCTGCAGTTGTGCTAAAATCGTGTTCTTTTTCTCTCCTTTTGCTGAATTTCAAAATTGGTTTCTTCTACGCGGAAATTAAAACGCAGCATAAAGCGGTAATTGGTCATGAGAAACAAAACGTCtcttaaagaaaaacaaatcataGTTAGACCTCATATCGcctaatatttatgtttataatattttgatttaaatgtcaattgTTGAAGAGAATATTTAGTCTATACAAATTAGTCTTACAGCTTGTCATTCTGACATAGCTGCTTCTTTTTTATCTGTTTACCGTCCGTATGGAGAGATCGCCCAAAATATGAACGAtcagtaaaaaaataaagcgaAAAGTTTTGCTTTTGAATATATTGCAGCCAAGCATTCAAACGCCAAACGAATTGAGCTATTTATTAAATCCGCGGGATTAATTAAAACACCAATGATTTTTAAACTTCGTTacaccaaaaatatttattgttctCCGTTTtgcttataatttatgttgtttttgttttatatattttatttagagcGAAATGGGTTGCATGGTTAAGGaagaaattattcaaaatCTTAAACGGAAGGTTTGTTggacatttttatattttattgtttggtTATCAATCTCATATCTTCTCATAAAATCCACAATGCAGTAAGTCAAACTAAAACTAATGCTTTTCCCATTTCCTCCTCCATCTATAGTTGGTTAAGCTCGAGACAACAGGCAATGAGAATGAACTGCTGAGCGAACGACTGCGCCAAAGCGAGCGTGAGCTGGGCAACATTAAGAAGGAGGCGGCCAATCTTCAAAATATGCTGCAGCAGTCGCAGGCGCAGTATATGGCACTGGACAAAAAGTACAACAAAGCAAAGAGGCTGGTTCGCGAGTATCAGCAGCGTGAGCTGGATATGTGCCATCGCGAGGAGTTCTATCAGCAGTTATTGCAGGAAAAGGACACTGAGTATAATGCGTTAGTCAAAAAGCTCAAGGATCGTGTTATCAATCTGGAGCATGAACTTCAAGAAACGCAGCGAAAGGCTGGCTTTCCAGTGGGACTGCCCTACGATAGCGCCACGCTAAAGTTAACGCCCCAAATGATGCGTAAGACGCCTCCAAAGCCTCTCTTGCATAAGCTGGAAACGGAGTTATCCGACACGGAAATCTCAGATCTGTCACCAGACGGTGATTGCGTCAAAACGGCAACCGTGGAGCGCAAGGTTCCCGTAAAGGACGAACTGGACGCGGCTGTGCCGCAGCACGAGCTGCTAGACAACTCTGTCAACAAAACCAAGATCGAGCTGGGTGAGTACCTGGGCCAGCAATTTTCTTCAGCTTCTAGTACTTcgttaatttgattttgatttttgttgtgtgtgaaaagttatgttttggttttgtatcGTTTTCCGATGAAATTTGTACGCTTTGTCTGTGTGCTAAATGTTTTGTAATTATTCTTTTCACTTCTCTCTCCTATTTCTCTTTGTATATTGTGCGCGTTTTTGCTGCCGCTCAATTTGATTGGTTTGTGATTTTGCTCTTCCACGTGTTCGTGTACGTTCCATATTTGTTTGTTCgtttgatttaaaattatcACGCCCACACTGCTGCGCCTTCTCACTACCATATACTacacaacaaaatttattaaatatctgATAAACTgccaaaaatgcaacaaaaaaaaataaataaataaaaaatctataaaaaaaatcatcgaatttaaaaataactaaacaaAAGCCTCCCGTGGTGGTCTAGCCAATCGCCAGCTGCCCTCGACGAACGTATCTAATGGTAGTAACAGCAACGCCAACGGAGCCAGCGAATTGCTGCTTAATGGCAATTTATGCAAgcgcagcagaagcaacagccGTAGCTCGGATTGCACTCTGGATGACAGTGAGGAGGAGGTGGAATTGGAGCAGAGTGCACTCAATTTGGCTACGAGTGTGTCTTCCTGTCATGATGGCATTAATCTATCCAATGGCAACACCCACCTGCTGGCCAACGTGAACAACTTGCTGCAGAATCATCCACCTGCGACAAATACGCCTATTGGTAGCAGCATTGTGGCAGCCGGCAATGGACATGTAGGGACCACAACGGCCATACTGCTTAACTCGACGTCGTCAGCTTCTTCCAGTTCATCAAATCAGTCCACGGCACGCGAAGCTCAAATCAATCAGCTCTACGCTCAGGTGCACAAGGATCCCagcaagcaacagcaacaacagcatcaggcAACCAGTTTGTTTAAGAATGCGGTGGGCTCGCCGGCAGAGACTGGGGGAGGATTGAACGACTTTCATCGCGGAAGCATGACAACCTTTGGCACTGCCAGTGGCGGCAGTGCTAGCAATCGCGATCTCAACAGCTCATACGACTCTATAGTGGGCTCCAATGATAAGTTAGCAGAGAACGATCAAAGCGAGAACTGGATGTATCCGAGCCGGCGTCGTGTTGCGCCCAATGGCAGCAAGCTGCCGGGCTCCACTTTCACTGAGCAGCTCAATCAAGCACTGTCCGATCGTGAGAGGTGGGTGacatcacacacatacacagcacacagctaaacaaaatgttatacgTTCGGAATTTTGCAGACGTCTTGGAGACGGCTCCTCGCGCCACTCCAGCGATGATTACACAGAGATCAACAAGAGCCAAAGTGCCGCAGCGGTTAACTGCAAGACGCTAATCAACGAGATTCGCCAGGCGGTCAATGAAGCACAGCCAAAAGGTGaactattcaaaaaacaaatgacttGCAACCGGTTTCAACGAGGAATCGTTGATAATCCTCTAAAAGACTAACTCAAATTCTCTCTCCGTTATCAAAGACTTCTTTCATAAGCGCCATCGATTCATGTGCACATAAAgacattataaatatattgttataCATACAAAGCTAATATGATCAACTACTGTTGTACTCAACTGTATACTGTTGTATTGAACGTTAATGCGTGTGCCATTCCATTTACTGAATCCCTTAGTAATATTACTAAATTAGTACACGTCGTGTTATATCCATACATATAATTCACGCTCTCTTTCTGTCACTCTGTTCATATGGTGCATACAACATGACATCAAATTAGTAATAACAcaattctttatatttttctctCCTCTCTTTTCCTTGCTCTCTTGCTGCTTCGACTAACTATTAACACTGTAATTCCTCTAAAGTAAAACAAGTTGTTCCGCAATCGCTCTCCCCGCCCGGTACAGTGCcctggcaacagcagcattttcagcagcatcaacaacagcaatcagCGCATGTGACCGGACCGCCATCACCGACTAGCATGTCTTCAGGCTGCTCCTCGCCCGGATACTCGCCTAGCCGGACCCTGGATCTGTCCGGCTCTAGTTCTAGTTTTTCGGATAAAAAAGCGGCTGTCGCCTGCTACAATTATAAAGGAGGCCCCGTGCACGAATGGACCAAGGAGCAGGTAAACTTATAACCGAGAGAATCTACAGGGTTTGTCAAATATATCAacgaaataaacaacaaattggaCTGCACAGGTGGGCCACTGGTTGATGGGCATTGAGCTGGAGCGCTATATACCTGTCTTCAAAGAACACAACGTGGAAGGCGGCGCTTTGCTTACTCTTGACTCGAAGGACTTTAAAACTTTGGGCGTTTGCGGTGATGACAAAAATCGTTTGAAAAAACGACTAAAGGACCTGAAGGCCAGCATCGAAAAGGAGCGCAAGGACATGGAACGCGAGCGTCGCGAACGCGAAAAGGCCATACGCAAGGCTGAAAAGaaggcagccaaaaaaaagtaGTTGAATTCTAGATTTTAAGCAACAAAGTAGCCAAAAACCAAACCATATATGCATACTAAGGACTCATAAGATCTATGCATACCACATCCAATgcgtttaaatatatatttatagaaatatacCATTAACATATTATGTATTACATAGTTATTTATCTTATAAAATAACTTATAAGAGTAAACgtattttatttgtacaaCAGACATCTATAATACGTACAACATTTTAACTTATTGAATCTAATGCAGCATAGACGTATTTATGAATTATTCTATTAATCAAAAGGAAGCACGATGTGGTCAGGGAAGGTAAATGCCTATATAGAAAGCTACTTTAATTGGGCAATCTATATCTAAACCCTACAAGTTGAAAATCGCAATTTAAATTATCCGAATCAAAGCTGAAGCACACACCAACACCCAACACAGAGAAGGAAAACAAAGCTAACAAGAGAGAGCGTTGGACTGActgatttttatgaattaTTAATAGAAAACGAGAGAAATACTTTatgcaattaaaagcaaagGAAAACGataaaaaatgagtttgaagtAAAACCCATGgaataattgaattgaaaatgaaacaCGAAAAGTCTTACGAGTAGCACATTTAAGGAATTAGCTGAACAGACTTGAAGCGACCTTCAACAGCTGCTTcaactaaatataaaaaataataaaatataaaaaaaaaacacacgtTTAACCATAAAAATGCTAATAATatatctaaaaatatatatatgtaatatttaaattaattgcaaaaggcaacagaaccataattaaacaatatatCTTGTGGTTCTTTGTTTTCTATAACCTTGTGCAATTTTAAGACTAGCTTACAATATTGTAATCGCTGCAATTGCATTGTATTTGCCAAGACAAAGTTTTCTAAACTAATCGTATTTgcttaataaaatgttttgcaaGCCACTTAAGTACTTAAGTCTCAAGATATAATCAATGTGGTTGACAGATAAGATAATCGATCGTGAATAGATCAATAAAATCATAACATCGGACACGCAAGCATGTCAGGATAAACATAGAGAGCAAAGATCTTACCCTACCcctttatatgtatgtgtgtgtgcttgcgtaTATCTAACTTTATGTTTTCGCGTGACTGCactttatttttacatttactTTTGTAACATACATCTTGTtgacatataaaatatatgtataacataATACTTATTGAAATGTTATTCTTagtttaaatgtttaatttaaaatttgtttcgCTCTCGTGCTTTTGCTCAATGTCTATTTTTATTGGATTCTTAATCCGATTTTTCAATACAATTTCTTACCGTTATTTTCTTCCCAATATCACGCAACACATTTAAATAAGACCACGgctgttttattaaaaatcgaaactttccgatgatttttttttaaatccctgggtaaataatgtctgattttaaaatgttatacctttttgaatgcgtacggatccctatcatcaattggcattcgagcaaattaaacatcgatgggttgaaaaatgttgttgacaaaaataCGATTCGTTCgtagtcaacctttttgatgattttttgaaatatttccgtcaaaatctaggtcggtgcgaaaatcgaaactttttcgatgatttttttgtaatatttcgggtaatagctccgcgcggagatatggcgctccaaaacgacataactccgcgcggagatatgacgttctaaaacgacataactccgcgcggagatatgacgatctacaccgacataactccgcgcggagatatgacgttctacaccgacataactccgcgcggagatatgtcgttccaaaacgacataactccgcgcggagatatgacgttctaaaacgacataactccgcgcggagatatgacgttcca
The sequence above is a segment of the Drosophila virilis strain 15010-1051.87 chromosome 3, Dvir_AGI_RSII-ME, whole genome shotgun sequence genome. Coding sequences within it:
- the Spn gene encoding uncharacterized protein Spn isoform X2 produces the protein MEKPMQHAPAPVGKVSQIANIFQRKPIEIQPVEQLSAVAAAHAAAAAAAAAHPPVRTESHSARFNNARALFEKLGVESNSNVSTRLMRSGSREDNLYEGSDRSSSRSSDRSQSPPKRRMPFPSGASLTQSNNISALSQGCGDRLNNTKFIVDPLAAAKYPQHNLSRLKLEELNQVAAVPPSNGSVSSLFAGCDKPEKPERKFNSRELIEKQKKWTSHFTKTKTTRTHSDLNRCDIIRTVPGTGLIMDGEKTPKTMPVVVTASPEPPSAPLRHTAASPAAVPLPTAVPPEIKPRSGKIGSPVKSPPLPPIPAIKPKNLSPVKFTTERVRSPTKCSEAAPPPPPAKSAAVTAAMQRSALLQQEQQITAPVPPEKPRKKSIDLVDDAAPTTCSSPASCASPTSLMSCMMEATKRGSIDAAFPETSYTGNGNGLSGSTNSATSGSPVASASSGPSSPVHTEDEKQENESTEKSETEACPNSYNSVPQRRRSENEGQKSVDETTAQQQQQEHQYLSSSFINGSPQRVTHKRSSITVNMPAAGLGQRPPSIISTASQDEGPSAEKAPELKIKLQSPSDGDPEQLHSLNYVDVGYRLNPDGSESHEVFSSEADLYVTAKVSDMQRKFHGANGFSHESSTVYAIIVPEQPEPQVGTSSRGLLQSPTSSVDGSPLYRGVFNSPPVGVVSPIRRRNNGQQCEQNGEGSETCSPKSTPPMSPARAGLGKGIAPIASLDLHEAKLNQEEEEEDDEQLAVEYFEVMEEEAPVLPERRAAALELQDLEYADTSAGEDEEDILQHLNTDVIDDMAKVHVTPASGSASASAPASAAAMPRDDSLPDAMTAAEAERLLSSSILENKIRQQSLLSDEQAKEVEQILNVSPNVGVAVAAVVATAISPTTIKNLTEESTAAKEVTIPAQVCQTKQDTQISSAPVTVGKEDGSDEEEDQQVAEDFDSDDVEAVDIVGIGHAVSTTASLNATFVKADTTEIETTTTTPSTATVSTTRHDDDEPEWLRDVLEAPTRSLENLLVNITTRQTELQNSYEATEGTEGKHSDLNQTYIIGESLHESIVSVESTQSDATFNQTTTIDDSIISSKHNSTYSLADIEQATNSTVLSTGITELDDSQYYIPEYPPVRSKEVLVEAGVHYFEDGNFWMEVPGLLDFDDDDCSYPPITVRKNPKVRFSSGPIHVYSTFSVTDYDRRNEDVDPVAASAEYELEKRVEKMHVFPVELMKGPEGLGLSIIGMGVGADAGLEKLGIFVKTITDNGAAARDGRIQVNDQIIEVDGKSLVGVTQAYAASVLRNTSGLVKFQIGRERDPENSEVAQLIRLSLQADREKEERIKRQQEEYLRRTLDYSEDSTQPVSANSSVCEGPSSPVQVEHPMEVEATHSQEVESLKRLLQESEMGCMVKEEIIQNLKRKLVKLETTGNENELLSERLRQSERELGNIKKEAANLQNMLQQSQAQYMALDKKYNKAKRLVREYQQRELDMCHREEFYQQLLQEKDTEYNALVKKLKDRVINLEHELQETQRKAGFPVGLPYDSATLKLTPQMMRKTPPKPLLHKLETELSDTEISDLSPDGDCVKTATVERKVPVKDELDAAVPQHELLDNSVNKTKIELANRQLPSTNVSNGSNSNANGASELLLNGNLCKRSRSNSRSSDCTLDDSEEEVELEQSALNLATSVSSCHDGINLSNGNTHLLANVNNLLQNHPPATNTPIGSSIVAAGNGHVGTTTAILLNSTSSASSSSSNQSTAREAQINQLYAQVHKDPSKQQQQQHQATSLFKNAVGSPAETGGGLNDFHRGSMTTFGTASGGSASNRDLNSSYDSIVGSNDKLAENDQSENWMYPSRRRVAPNGSKLPGSTFTEQLNQALSDRERRLGDGSSRHSSDDYTEINKSQSAAAVNCKTLINEIRQAVNEAQPKVKQVVPQSLSPPGTVPWQQQHFQQHQQQQSAHVTGPPSPTSMSSGCSSPGYSPSRTLDLSGSSSSFSDKKAAVACYNYKGGPVHEWTKEQVGHWLMGIELERYIPVFKEHNVEGGALLTLDSKDFKTLGVCGDDKNRLKKRLKDLKASIEKERKDMERERREREKAIRKAEKKAAKKK